ATATTAGATAAATACTAGATTTTTTcctagaaaatatatatatataattaaggaaGAAATATATGAATCAGATTATGATTCTATTTAGAAACTGTATCATTCATTTTATATTGGTGTAAATTAATTGAAAGATTGTCTCTAAATATTATCTTTATCAAtttgatatattatatatggacaattttggtaaaaaaagtgaaataagtaaatttaatgttaaatttaaaatgtgtGGTGAAGTAAATAGAAGTGGTGAACGTACAAAATAGATAGTGAGATGCCAATAGCTGTACCATATACTAAACATTCATCACAAGTAGTCTCGAGTCTAATCGAAGTGGATTAAAGGTGCTAAGCAGCTTTAATTTGGACAAAGTTTAATTATTTCGATCACGTAGTTCGTTAGATAGACTATTAGACTTAACACACATAATTTCGAAATGGCACAATATGTAATCATGAGTTTTATCATAGAAAAGTGAATGTACCAAGCAACTTTCTACAGAAAAACTATTAAAACCAATTACATTCTCAGAACATGATATTATCTCAATAGTATATGTAGTTGAAATCCTATTGGTAGTGAGAATATCTAACATATATTAAAGAATAAAAATGACAGAAGAAAATTGGAAGGGTAGTACGGTAAGTATGTATTTTCATCTTTTTAGGTTAAAGGACATGATTATGTGAGGAAAGAAATGGAGTCATGTGGAGAGCCAGGAGAGGTTAGGCTGATTTGTAGGTAGGTTGAGAGTCAAATACTCAAATTTGTTTAGCAAAATTgcaaatataataaaatgcAAAATTAATTTCACATAAGCATAATGGGGGAAATGACATAAATGTTAGTAAGGCCCATATGTATTCGTCTCGTCTATGTAATTATGCGCATTGTGGTGCATATCTAAAATATTAAAACGAAATGCTAGATATGGGTTAAATGCGAAATTATGGAAAATGTTTTTTCATGTGACAACTCTGGTTTGTAAAGTTTTGAATATGCAGAGGATAATTAagattatttttttgtttggaaaGAGGATAAGATTGTTTGAAAATCTCACGTGTGGTTACCATTAGCACAACCCCCTCTGGCCTCTATTAGGATCCACCACTGAGGCCTTCACTGTTTAACTGCCGGAGGCCGCCACAAGCGGCTGTGCTCTCACTGCACTAAAATCGGCaccttttttttctcaagTTACGGCAAACTGTGCTAACACTAGTCTATTAAGACAAACAAAGTTACGGCAAATTGTGCTCATACTATCGGTCTACTAAGACAGACTAAATTATTAGATTaaatggatgttactttcttagCCTCTATGGATGGAAACTTACATGGTCTTATTGATTGTTTCACCTTCTAACATTACCCGGTATTAGAGGAGTTAGGTGTTTTAACACTTGCCACTGTTTCAGCGTAAGAAGAGGGCTTCATGATGTTGTGTGATTCAAGAGTCATATTAGGAGATATCATTCAAAAGATCACTTCTTTCTCAGATGTCTGAGGAACAGAGATGTTAGAATCCATTGTTTCTATCTGTTCTTGATAGGTAAAGTTTTACCATTCAAGAAAGTGGGTTTGTTTTGGCAAAATTATTTACTAGACATTTCATTAGATGAACAAGTACCTATGAACAGACTCTGCTGATCACTAACTAATCTATGTATGTGCCTTGTGAAGTTTTGATGCAACCAAGTCCGAGACTTTCTGTCTTCCTCAACAGAGTTTAAAACATGTGGGGGGCTGTTCCTGTAGCCATTGCTGCTGCAATTGGAAACTTGTTACAAGGTTGGGACAATGCAACCATTGCAGGTAACTTCTGGATCCTTAATACTTCCATAGACTGATAGACCATTTTCAGTTTTTACAAATCAATGAAATCATCGCTAGGGTTTACCACAATATAACGAGTTCAAACCAGATGATCGATGAACAAGTATAATTGCACATTAATATGCATTTAGATGATAAACCCATAGACTTCAGTCACTTCactaaatattgatgtcatCGGTATATGCAGGGGCTGTTCTTTATATTAAAAAGGAATTTAAATTGGAAACTCAACCAACAATTGAAGGGTTGATCGTAGCAATGTCACTGATCGGAGCCACAGTGATCACAACATTTTCAGGGCCAGTATCAGACTCGCTTGGAAGGCGTCCCATGCTGATAATCTCATCAGTTCTATATTTTCTCAGTGGTTTGGTAATGCTATGGGCACCCAATGTGTATGTGCTTCTCTTGGCAAGGCTGCTAGATGGTTTTGGGATTGGACTAGCTGTTACTCTTGTGCCGGTCTACATTTCCGAGACAGCCCCACCGGACATCAGAGGACTACTAAACACTCTCCCCCAGTTTACTGGCTCCGGTGGGATGTTCTTTTCCTACTGCATGGTGTTTTCAATGTCATTGAAGGAATCACCCAGTTGGAGATTAATGCTTGGAGTTCTTTCAATCCCATCGTTGGTTTATTTCGCATTGACTGTGCTTTATCTGCCTGAGTCTCCAAGGTGGTTAGTTAGTAAAGGGAGAATGGCCGAGGCTAAGCAGGTTTTACAAAAACTGCGTGGCAGGGAAGATGTTCAAGGTGCATAAACACTTTATTTAAGAATTTAGAGTAGTGTACTTTAGGGGGTTACAATCATTGTTGATGTGTTTTTTTCCCTTGTGCTAATATATCAGGCTTCATCGATTGATATGCTGCAGGTGAGTTGGCTTTGCTGTTGGAGGGTCTTGGAGTTGGAGGGGATACATCATTAGAAGAGTACATAATTGGTCCGGCCAATGATCCAGATGGCCGTGAAGAAGCTCTAGAGAAGGATCAAATAAGGCTATATGGACCGGAGGACGGACGAGCCTCATTAATTGCGAGATCAGTCACCGGACAAGCCAATTTCGGCTTGGTGTCACGCCAAGGAAGCATGCTGAATCCAAATGCGCCTTATGTGGATCCTCTTGTGAACCTATTTGGTAGTGTTCATGAGAAGCTTTTACCTGAGAACACAGCAAGTATGCGCAGCCTCCTCAATTTGCCTAATATGGGGAGCTTACTAAATGTGGCACCACCAGCTGAGCACACCCAAGACAAAGCTGATCATTGGGATTTGGAACATGGAGATGGTGTCGCAGCCGGGACTGATTTTGAGGACAATGCTAGAAAGCCATTGCTTTCAGGTAGACATACAGCTAGTATGGCAAATGACATGCTTCCCGGAAAATCTATCAACTTGACCAGCTTCTTGGGTGGCATGAAGAGGCGAAATAGCCTCCTTATGCCGGGAGCTGGTGGTGAAGCAGTTAGTAGGATGGACATTGGTGGTGGCTGGCAGTTGGCTTATAAGTACTCGGAGCGAGTTGGCAAAGATGGGAAGAAGACAGAAGAGTACCAAAGGGTGTATTTGCACCAGGAGGGTGCACTAGATCAGTCTCGCCATGGCTCTATGATTGGTACAATTCGCGGTGGCTCTATGCTTTCAGTTGCTGGTGGTGGTGATACTCCTCAGGAAGGTGAATATTTTCAGGCTTCTGCTCTTGTTAGCCAACCTTCTATTATTACAAAAAATCATATGAGGGGGGATGGACCTCCAATACTTGATCAAGAAAGTGCTGTCCAACGATCCAGTTGGTCTGATGTTTTGGAACCCGGAGTCAAGCGTGCATTGTTTGTAGGCGTATCAATACAAATTCTTCAGCAGGTACTTACATTTCCTGTTGTGCCTAGGAAATGTAATATATACTCAAACTTGATTAGATTTGTCTCAATTTGCAGTTCTCTGGCATAAATGGGGTTCTTTACTACACTCCTCAAATTCTTGAGCAAGCTGGAGTTGCAGTTCTCTTATCAAATTTGGGCCTTAGTTCTACCTCGGCTTCTATTCTCATAAGTGGTCTCACAACCCTTTTGATGCTCCCATCTATAGGCCTTGCCATGAGGCTAATGGATGTCGCGGGCAGAAGGTGAGTCTATGATCAGTTCTTGCAAGAGGATAGTCTCCGGAAACTCTTGTTCTCTTGATTCAGTATATATTCTAATTCTCTTCTTGCAGGTCACTCTTGCTAGGCACATTACCTATATTAACAGGAACGCTTCTAGTACTAATTTTTGGCCAACTTGTCAACATGGGCTCTGTTGTAAATGCCACAATTTCCACCATAAGTGTGGTGCTCTACTTTTGCACCTTTGTCATGGGTTTCGGACCAATTCCCAACATTCTTTGCTCAGAGATCTTCCCAACTAGAGTTCGAGGATTCTGCATTGCGATATGTGCCCTCACGTTTTGGATAGGAGACATCATTGTCACTTACACACTGCCTATTTTGCTCACTTCTATTGGTCTCGCTGGAGTCTTTGCCATCTATGCTGTTGTGTGCACCATTTCTTGGGTGTTTGTTTTCTTAAAGGTTCCTGAAACAAAGGGAATGCCCTTAGAAGTCATATCTGAGTTCTTTGCTGTTGGTGCAAAGCAGGCTGAGATTGCAGAAAGAATTAGTTCTTAattcattgtttttatttttctgaatTTCGATATTGTTTATAGGTTTGAGAAAAGTAGGCACAATAAAACCAAATTCCAATGGATTCTTGTAAAATGGTTGTGTGAACATTAGCCCCTGCTATGTTATCAAAGACAGTTCGTGTATATAATCTTTGATATACATACTAGTCAGAAGAATTTTGGCTCTCCGTTTCAAAGTTATTTTAGGTAGGGACAATGTCACTCCAATTTATCTCGTTGAGTTGGAGTACTTGTATACTTTTATTTCTGTGCTCAGGAGATGGGGTGTTAAATATTAAGATTAAAATGTCAGCATCCAGATATTGAATTCATGAGTGTAAAGATCAGTTGGAGCTACATCAGCACCTATTTATCTTTGGTGAGAAGATTCACCAATTATATGAAATTCCACAATGTATCTCCATCAATAGGCCGTTTATGTTTACATCTGTTTTTGGTATCAAATATTTTGTGGGTGAAAATTTGGTAATTAAGTAGCAAAATTGCCTACTCATTTTATTTCTTGCCAAACATGAAAACATGACAGATTGGCGTCCAATACAGATTAAGATTACTGTTAGAACCAATTACTACGTTTCATCTTTGCCTTCCCAAATTTGACACGTTGTTTCACATTCACATTTCGAGACCTGCAACCAGCTTGTGACAAACTGGCCTGTGttgttcaaaattcaaatttccTGGCATTTTTTGTTTGGATTAAAAATTGCATACATATCCTTAAACTCTAAAAGATATAGATTCAAAAATTCTTGCATCTGCATCTGTTATCTGAAGCCTCTCGGGGTTCCGAAGAAATGAGAGGAGCTGTGTATGTAGCAGTTGCTGCAGCCATTGGTAACATGCTGCAGGGATGGGATAACTCAGTCATTGCAGGCATGTCGTCTCATAGtttctgtttgttttgtaTTTCAGATCGTTTATTTTTGCCTCAGTGTTCATGTTTTAACTGTATTTGATTCAAATAAATGTTGCAGGGTCAGTTCTTTATATAAAAAAGGAATTCAATTTAGAAAGTATACCGACATTTGAAGGGCTTATTGTAGCAACATCACTCATTGGAGCCACACTGATCACAACATTTTCTGGACCAGCATCAGATTGGCTAGGGCAACGAGCTATGCTCATAATGTCATCactgtttttctttgttagTGGTTTGGTAATGTTGTGGTCTCCAAATGTTTATGTTTTACTTTTGGCTAGGCTGTTAAATGGTTTCGGAACTGGTTTGGCTGTTACTCTTGTTCCTGCATATATATCTGAGATAGCTCCACCGGATATTAGAGGAAGTCTGAATACACTTCCACAGTTCACTGGTTCTGGTGGCATGTTCTTGTCTTATTGTATGGTGTTTGGAATGTCACTGATGGATACACCAAACTGGAGATTGATGCTAGGTGTATTGTCCATTCCATCGTTAGCTTATTTTACTTTGACAGTACTTTACCTGCCTGAATCTCCACGGTGGCTTGTGAGCAAGGGACGAATCCTCCAGGCAAAACAAGTGCTGCAAAGACTTAATGGCAGGGAAGATGTTTCAGGTGCCTAAATATTGCTTTATTTGTTATCCCATTTGATTGAATTCATTGTTATTTTATGACATGCTTACTTGGTACAGAATATTTGACAGTCTTATAGTGCATTGGTAGTCTTGGATTCAAGTTCAATACTCTTAAGTTCTAAGTGGAATTGGAGCTAAGTTTATATCATATTTTTCGGATTTACCTGGAATTAAAATTAGTGCCAACTCGCGGCTTCTATGATGTGCAGGCGAGTTGGCTTTGCTAGTTGAAGGTCTTAACACTGGCGAAGACACATCATTTGAAGAGTACATTATCAGTCCAGCCAATGTGCTTAACCAGGCAACAACTGAAGAGAAGTATCACATAAGGTTATATGGGGGTGAGGTTGGAGTATCATATATTGCCAAACCAATTGCTCAACAAAGTTTGACATCTCGCCATGGTAGTGCAGTAAACCAAAGCAGCATCTCTCTTAAGGACCCTCTTGTCACTCTTTTCAACAGTGTCCATGAGAAGCTCACTGAGAGAGGAGGAAGCAAGGGCAGCAGCATGCTTCCATTTTTAGCCAGTGCTTTAGTTAATGCTGGGGAGCATCATAGTAAGCATTGGGACATGGAGAGCCAAAGTGATGTTGAAGACCATGAGTCTGAAACATCCGGGGCTTATGATGATGACAGTTTGAGAAGTCCATTGATCTCACGTCAAACAACAAGTATGGACAAGGACATTGCCATGCCTAAATCCAGTGGAAGTGTTTTAGGTGTTAGAGGCAGTACCATTATCAATGCTGGTGAGGCAGGTAGTACTTGTAGTATAGATATTGGTGGTGGTTGGCAGCTTGCTTACAAATATGCTGAGCAAGTAAGCGAAGATGGGCAAAAGGGAGGGGTTCAAAGAGTCTATTTGCACCAGGAGAGTGTAGTTGGGTCTCAGCCTGCGTCGGTTGTTTCAATTTCTGGTGTAAGGCAAGAACATGAAGCAATTGAGGCTGCTGCTTTGGTTAGTCCAACGATGAATCCTCCACCAGAAGTTGTTGTCAAAGGATCAATATGGAGAGAACTTCTGGAACCAGGAGTGAAGCGCGCTTTGGTTGTTGGGATAGGTCTTCAAGTTCTTGAGCAGGTAAAATTTCACTCTGTGTTGTAGTTAGTTTGTAAGGAACCTACATTTATTTATTGCTATGTTTCTCCTCGTTAAATTATCAAGTACCAGATTGATACTGTGGCAACTGTGCAAGGAATTGATACATTTTGTGAGAGCACCATCAAGTTACAAATTTAGTTTCATTAAATTTATCTAACATCGATCAACTAGCAAGGACTAGCCTGAAGGTGGCATTTCAAACCTTTTAGCCAACTGCTTCTAATTTTCATGACTGCTAGACAATGAATATTGTGATCACTGGTGTGCATTTATTTTCTCCTCTCTGGTTCCCAATATATAGAAAAGATCCAAAATTTGTGGGAAAATTAATTGTTTCTTATTGCCTCTCTGCACAGGTTGCTGGCATAAATGGGGTTCTCTACTATACTCCTCAGATTTATGAGCGAACAGGAGTAACGGTTCTTCTGTCTAACATAGGACTGAATTCGGCGTCCGCATCTCTCTTCTTGAGTGCCATCACAACATTCCTCATGCTTCCTTGCATAGCTACTTCCATGTGGCTTATGGATATAGCTGGCAGAAGGTAAATTCTCTTGCTATTATTACCTTTATTTTCATAGATTAGCACATTTtgcgttttggaagtgtgAGTTAATATTGAAACTATTGAATCCGAATCTAAGTACCTTGAAATCAATGACttaatttccttttcttctttctttttgtagGTCATTGCTGCTATCCACATTACCAATACTGATAGCGGCGCTGGCTTTACTAGTTTTTGGCAGCATTGTCAACTTAGGCACTATTTTAGCTGCAACAATATCCACTGGTAGTGTAGTGGTCTACCTCTGCTGCTTTGTCATGGGCTTCGGGGTAATACCAAACATTCTTTGTGCAGAGATCTTCCCTACTCGTGTCCGTGGCCGCTGCATTGCCATTTGTGCTCTCACTTATTGGGTTGGAGACATCATCATCACATATTCATTTCCTGTCATGCTTTCCTCTATTGGCTTTGCTGGTGTCTTTGGGATCTACGTAGTCGGATGCATCATTTCCTGGCTTTTCGTTTACTTGAGGGTGCCTGAAACTAAGGGCATGCCTTTAGAAGTCATCTCTGAGTTCTTTGCTGCTGGAGTAAAACCAGCTGCAGATAACTGAGTTCACTGTACTAAAAATTTAGTTTTTGGTAATTCGTTCTATTAAAGTTGGAAACAGTGTCTGAAGGCGACAATACATACATAATGTGAAtaagtttcttttttcttatgaATGGTTTTCTTTGCTAGTGGTTTATACATGGTCAACACTCAACACAATGTCAATGGGATCAGATTTTCTGGTCATATGATCATACAATCATACATATCAGTGACATAGGTGACAGTTGACTTATCTGATCATTGGATCATATCATCAAATTATCAATCTTTTCTCATTATAGTGTCTCCATATCTGATTCTGTCCTACCGTTGCCGGAAAATTGGTATTCGATGCACTGAGAGCCGTATCCCATTCTGCATTCTTGGATTTCTTGCCCTACCATTCAACCTCTCCCTACTATCCCTTTCATATATGATCTATCTGATGGTTATCACTtgtttctcaaatacaatgacTTTGCACTTGAATCCATCATCTACCTTAATGCTGCTGCACATGCATTTTGAAACCAAAGAGAGTCAGTCCAGTCTTGTAGGTTTCACTTGGAAAATTTTCCAATAGAGATCTATCAACATAATGGCCTTCCGGTATACCACACCTGAAGATTCTCCACTAGATCAGAAGCATATCGCTTTTCTATTCCAAAACTCCTGTTAAACCATACacaatttcaaaacaataGAATGTAAACCTCTCCTCGTagaataattttacatttcacAATAAATTATgactatttattttttttaacaaataaATTATTAGTATGCTACAACTATTCAATTGGGAGTCTGAACTAACAACCACTCAATTATAACAAAGAAATGTATATCACTAGGCCAAACGGTAATACAAGTTACATTACTGAGCTAAACTACGTCTAAATAGTCGATCAAAAAAGTGTATTATTCAGAAAATCTGATAATAAAGGACTGAAAAGAAACCTCCTGGAGTGTGCGTATTCTCACAAAAGACCCTTTCCAGAAAAAACAATGTCAAACTAGTCCCCTCGACCTTAATAAGCAAATAGGCAAGTTTCTGAGAGAAGTGACTGGTAAATTTCAGGGTTTAAGATCCAAAAATTGATCTCAGAaagttaaaaaagaaaaatggcaaGTCAATCGGAGCAAGAAGCTGTTCCTCCGGAGAAGAGACCCGGAATCGTGTTCATCGGATCACCCACCGTCGGCAAAAGAACTCTTATCTCTCGTAAAGCCTCCCCCATCTTTCTTCAATTTCACGGCTGATACAGAATCCCTATTCCATTTTCTGATCAAAGTTGTTGACTTTGTTGCAGGGTTACTGGGTTTGGAGTTGGATGA
This genomic interval from Argentina anserina chromosome 1, drPotAnse1.1, whole genome shotgun sequence contains the following:
- the LOC126790141 gene encoding monosaccharide-sensing protein 2-like isoform X2, which codes for MWGAVPVAIAAAIGNLLQGWDNATIAGAVLYIKKEFKLETQPTIEGLIVAMSLIGATVITTFSGPVSDSLGRRPMLIISSVLYFLSGLVMLWAPNVYVLLLARLLDGFGIGLAVTLVPVYISETAPPDIRGLLNTLPQFTGSGGMFFSYCMVFSMSLKESPSWRLMLGVLSIPSLVYFALTVLYLPESPRWLVSKGRMAEAKQVLQKLRGREDVQGELALLLEGLGVGGDTSLEEYIIGPANDPDGREEALEKDQIRLYGPEDGRASLIARSVTGQANFGLVSRQGSMLNPNAPYVDPLVNLFGSVHEKLLPENTASMRSLLNLPNMGSLLNVAPPAEHTQDKADHWDLEHGDGVAAGTDFEDNARKPLLSGRHTASMANDMLPGKSINLTSFLGGMKRRNSLLMPGAGGEAVSRMDIGGGWQLAYKYSERVGKDGKKTEEYQRVYLHQEGALDQSRHGSMIVAGGGDTPQEGEYFQASALVSQPSIITKNHMRGDGPPILDQESAVQRSSWSDVLEPGVKRALFVGVSIQILQQFSGINGVLYYTPQILEQAGVAVLLSNLGLSSTSASILISGLTTLLMLPSIGLAMRLMDVAGRRSLLLGTLPILTGTLLVLIFGQLVNMGSVVNATISTISVVLYFCTFVMGFGPIPNILCSEIFPTRVRGFCIAICALTFWIGDIIVTYTLPILLTSIGLAGVFAIYAVVCTISWVFVFLKVPETKGMPLEVISEFFAVGAKQAEIAERISS
- the LOC126790141 gene encoding monosaccharide-sensing protein 2-like isoform X1 is translated as MWGAVPVAIAAAIGNLLQGWDNATIAGAVLYIKKEFKLETQPTIEGLIVAMSLIGATVITTFSGPVSDSLGRRPMLIISSVLYFLSGLVMLWAPNVYVLLLARLLDGFGIGLAVTLVPVYISETAPPDIRGLLNTLPQFTGSGGMFFSYCMVFSMSLKESPSWRLMLGVLSIPSLVYFALTVLYLPESPRWLVSKGRMAEAKQVLQKLRGREDVQGELALLLEGLGVGGDTSLEEYIIGPANDPDGREEALEKDQIRLYGPEDGRASLIARSVTGQANFGLVSRQGSMLNPNAPYVDPLVNLFGSVHEKLLPENTASMRSLLNLPNMGSLLNVAPPAEHTQDKADHWDLEHGDGVAAGTDFEDNARKPLLSGRHTASMANDMLPGKSINLTSFLGGMKRRNSLLMPGAGGEAVSRMDIGGGWQLAYKYSERVGKDGKKTEEYQRVYLHQEGALDQSRHGSMIGTIRGGSMLSVAGGGDTPQEGEYFQASALVSQPSIITKNHMRGDGPPILDQESAVQRSSWSDVLEPGVKRALFVGVSIQILQQFSGINGVLYYTPQILEQAGVAVLLSNLGLSSTSASILISGLTTLLMLPSIGLAMRLMDVAGRRSLLLGTLPILTGTLLVLIFGQLVNMGSVVNATISTISVVLYFCTFVMGFGPIPNILCSEIFPTRVRGFCIAICALTFWIGDIIVTYTLPILLTSIGLAGVFAIYAVVCTISWVFVFLKVPETKGMPLEVISEFFAVGAKQAEIAERISS
- the LOC126785198 gene encoding monosaccharide-sensing protein 2-like, which encodes MRGAVYVAVAAAIGNMLQGWDNSVIAGSVLYIKKEFNLESIPTFEGLIVATSLIGATLITTFSGPASDWLGQRAMLIMSSLFFFVSGLVMLWSPNVYVLLLARLLNGFGTGLAVTLVPAYISEIAPPDIRGSLNTLPQFTGSGGMFLSYCMVFGMSLMDTPNWRLMLGVLSIPSLAYFTLTVLYLPESPRWLVSKGRILQAKQVLQRLNGREDVSGELALLVEGLNTGEDTSFEEYIISPANVLNQATTEEKYHIRLYGGEVGVSYIAKPIAQQSLTSRHGSAVNQSSISLKDPLVTLFNSVHEKLTERGGSKGSSMLPFLASALVNAGEHHSKHWDMESQSDVEDHESETSGAYDDDSLRSPLISRQTTSMDKDIAMPKSSGSVLGVRGSTIINAGEAGSTCSIDIGGGWQLAYKYAEQVSEDGQKGGVQRVYLHQESVVGSQPASVVSISGVRQEHEAIEAAALVSPTMNPPPEVVVKGSIWRELLEPGVKRALVVGIGLQVLEQVAGINGVLYYTPQIYERTGVTVLLSNIGLNSASASLFLSAITTFLMLPCIATSMWLMDIAGRRSLLLSTLPILIAALALLVFGSIVNLGTILAATISTGSVVVYLCCFVMGFGVIPNILCAEIFPTRVRGRCIAICALTYWVGDIIITYSFPVMLSSIGFAGVFGIYVVGCIISWLFVYLRVPETKGMPLEVISEFFAAGVKPAADN